In the genome of Bacteroides mediterraneensis, the window TTACCTGTAATGGTTACAGGCACCTTACCACCAATAGCTTCCAACACTTCAGGGTTGGTTGTGAAGTAGTCAGGAGACAATTCGCCCATCTTGCTACATGAAGAGAAAGCAAGGACTAACAATGCCACTAACGGCAAATACAACTTCTTAATCATGATGTTAAATATTTAGTTTGTATAAATGAATAATTCTATTCATATTTGGGGGCAAAGATAAGAAAAACTCTATTATGTGTTAATCATTGTCCGCTTTTTTTTGAGGAATCATTGGGAAAAAAGCTTAAAAAATGGGGATTTTATTCATTTTTGTGTAAATTACGCGGGTGATGTTCCAGGATTTCCTGCCGCAGGCGGCTACGGTCAAGGTGGGTGTAGATTTCCGTGGTGCCGATGCTCTCATGTCCGAGCATGCATTGTATGGCCCGCAGGTTGGCTCCTCCCTCCAGCAGATGGGTGGCAAACGAATGTCGGAAAGTGTGGGGGCTGATGGCCTTTTTCAGGCCGGTTTGTGCGGCCAGTTCCTTGATGATATGAAACACCATGATGCGCGAGATGTTCTTCCCGAACCGGCTGATGAACACAAAGTCCTCGTATCCCGGTTTGATCAGTCCTTGGTTCCGGTCGGCAAAATAGAGCTGCAGTTCGTGGATGGCCCGTGGGGAAATCGGTACCAGCCGTTGCTTGCTTCCCTTTCCTTCCACCCGGATAAACTTTTCTTTCAAGTACAGGTCCGAAAGCCTGAGGTTGCACAGTTCCGATACACGCAGTCCGCAGCTGTAGAGCGTTTCCAAAATGGCCCGGTTGCGCTGTCCTTCGCGTGAGCTGCGGTCGATAGCCCCGATCAGGCTGTCAATTTCTTCCACGCTCAGCACGTCGGGCAGATG includes:
- the xerD gene encoding site-specific tyrosine recombinase XerD, which encodes MKKADKKNIIIKYKQYLKLEKSLSANTVEAYLTDLDKLLAFLELEGIDFTDVTLENLETFSAGLRDIGIHPRSQARILSGIRSFFRFLVLDDYIAQDPSELLESPQIGKHLPDVLSVEEIDSLIGAIDRSSREGQRNRAILETLYSCGLRVSELCNLRLSDLYLKEKFIRVEGKGSKQRLVPISPRAIHELQLYFADRNQGLIKPGYEDFVFISRFGKNISRIMVFHIIKELAAQTGLKKAISPHTFRHSFATHLLEGGANLRAIQCMLGHESIGTTEIYTHLDRSRLRQEILEHHPRNLHKNE